In Verrucomicrobiales bacterium, the following are encoded in one genomic region:
- a CDS encoding protein kinase gives MALEGVSSAKPRVHPSTISPHIPDHELIRIIDSGSYGTVWLARNIMGTYRALKVVYRSTFTDDRPYDREFRGIQRFEPISRSHESQVDILHVGRNDTEGYFYYVMELADPVDGGDLPPLRKQGLPSDEASVSETLQTESIRNYLPRTLKSELAQSALGRLPVAECLEIALSLTKALHHLHLSGLVHRDVKPSNIIFVNGIPKLADIGLVTGVDATMSNVGTEGFAAPEGTGTPQSDIYSLGKVLYEISTGKDRQSYPEPITELGSCPDADQLLELDEIIARACAYDPKQRYPSARAMQEDLLLLRAGHSVKKLHRLQRRLAAATRAVAIAACLLVFVGAGWYYAATKEQQANAARKELEAMQKAEAKARLAAEQALFQSKMNLAHALLQTRTSGQRFRALDLIREAAKHTNSTALRTLAFRAFSLPDAMPWRTIPSFRKGPTRGLAFDPNLRLYATNDPSGGLIVRSVDNDEIVSQLAPPSDLEVSTPKLARWTWSKDDSSVYGLYQGGDFVIWNPRNTQHLVPPMRLLKVHRAASYFDVTADGKGLMSVHPGGTEYHEISTGHRRFFVEGVSGASLFSPRGDRWMLHAEESVRIFDVVHGATMAELPASGGHAITCAIWMADGEHIAVAERPDDKLGDCMVHLWNVTTKQKRNSIRGHLHHISGMTEFSGEILITTSWDASTCFWNSGTGEKLLELQWAGNALQISRDGERLCWRDYQLPRWDVWKCSVAPELRRTQLEQGGWVVDLSPRGLIAGGNEEHGAQFLALIPGSRRIDLPKGTQAARFSGDFNSLYCLGNSKDGKGFWMQIPTPVEAVPVSIFEMSAQRWPLSQYGYDWFRLSEDEQHAVIRHRGGFQLLHLGDPPSIVEPEASGYSDLTISGDGKLVAGTQNKGRQSMILCLWDGKTGKLLHQLPHGVGEASPCLSPDGRWLLARHHNSDGWTVYNTRTGNIHTELASPLKREFTAEFSHDGHMVALSCRDKHIRLVATDSWEELAILPHQALPRNLMFSRDDAQLLFSGETGGVEIWDLRRIREQLRSMNLDFPFVP, from the coding sequence ATGGCACTCGAAGGAGTTTCCTCGGCCAAACCAAGAGTCCATCCATCCACTATTTCACCTCATATCCCTGACCATGAGTTGATTCGCATTATCGACTCCGGGAGCTATGGGACGGTATGGCTTGCCCGAAACATCATGGGCACTTACCGCGCCTTGAAAGTGGTGTATCGATCTACCTTCACGGACGACCGCCCCTATGATCGCGAGTTTCGGGGTATCCAGCGGTTTGAGCCCATCTCGCGTTCCCACGAAAGCCAGGTGGATATTCTCCACGTGGGCCGCAACGATACTGAAGGCTATTTTTACTACGTGATGGAGTTGGCTGATCCTGTGGATGGCGGAGACTTGCCTCCCTTGAGAAAGCAGGGCCTTCCGAGTGACGAAGCATCCGTGTCGGAAACACTCCAAACCGAATCCATCCGCAACTATCTCCCGCGCACGCTGAAATCAGAATTGGCTCAATCGGCACTGGGGCGTCTTCCGGTAGCCGAGTGTTTGGAAATCGCACTTTCTCTCACCAAAGCGCTTCATCACCTGCATTTGAGCGGACTGGTGCATCGCGATGTAAAGCCTTCCAACATCATCTTCGTTAATGGCATTCCGAAATTGGCTGACATCGGTTTGGTGACCGGGGTGGACGCAACGATGTCCAATGTTGGTACCGAGGGGTTTGCCGCGCCCGAAGGCACCGGGACACCTCAATCCGACATATACTCCTTGGGCAAGGTCCTCTATGAGATCAGTACGGGAAAGGATCGACAGTCTTACCCCGAGCCCATCACTGAGCTCGGTTCCTGTCCGGACGCCGATCAGCTTCTGGAATTGGATGAAATCATTGCTCGGGCTTGCGCCTACGATCCTAAGCAGCGGTATCCATCTGCGCGGGCGATGCAGGAAGATTTACTCCTACTGCGCGCCGGGCATTCGGTCAAAAAGCTTCATAGGCTTCAGCGGCGACTGGCTGCGGCAACAAGAGCGGTTGCGATAGCAGCCTGCCTTCTGGTGTTCGTAGGTGCAGGTTGGTACTATGCAGCAACCAAGGAACAGCAGGCAAATGCGGCTCGAAAAGAATTGGAAGCCATGCAAAAAGCAGAAGCCAAGGCTCGCCTTGCTGCAGAACAAGCGCTTTTTCAATCCAAAATGAATCTCGCTCATGCCCTGCTTCAAACTCGAACGTCAGGACAGCGATTCCGGGCGTTGGATCTCATTCGAGAGGCGGCCAAGCATACCAATTCAACGGCGTTGCGGACTCTGGCTTTCCGAGCCTTTTCCTTACCCGACGCCATGCCTTGGCGCACGATACCCTCATTTCGTAAAGGACCCACGCGTGGGCTGGCTTTTGATCCCAATCTGAGACTTTACGCCACCAACGATCCATCTGGCGGTTTGATCGTTCGGTCGGTGGACAATGACGAGATCGTTTCTCAACTTGCGCCGCCGAGTGATTTGGAAGTGTCAACCCCTAAGCTGGCTCGTTGGACCTGGTCCAAGGATGATTCTTCGGTATATGGGCTCTACCAAGGTGGGGATTTTGTTATTTGGAACCCTCGCAATACTCAACATTTGGTCCCGCCGATGCGACTTCTAAAGGTTCATCGGGCGGCCTCCTATTTCGATGTTACTGCGGATGGAAAAGGGCTGATGAGTGTTCATCCCGGAGGGACTGAGTATCACGAGATTTCCACGGGCCATCGCCGATTTTTCGTCGAAGGTGTTAGCGGAGCCAGTCTGTTCAGCCCAAGAGGGGATCGATGGATGCTACACGCGGAAGAAAGTGTGAGGATTTTCGATGTCGTCCATGGTGCCACCATGGCTGAGTTGCCTGCAAGTGGAGGCCACGCCATTACCTGCGCCATTTGGATGGCCGATGGAGAGCATATCGCGGTTGCTGAGAGACCGGATGATAAGCTTGGTGATTGTATGGTTCATCTTTGGAATGTGACTACCAAGCAGAAGCGGAATTCCATCCGGGGACACCTTCATCACATTTCTGGGATGACTGAATTTTCAGGGGAAATTCTGATCACCACCTCTTGGGACGCAAGCACATGTTTTTGGAATTCCGGCACGGGCGAGAAGCTGCTGGAACTTCAATGGGCTGGAAATGCGCTTCAGATCAGCCGGGACGGTGAGAGGTTGTGCTGGAGGGACTATCAGCTGCCGCGGTGGGATGTATGGAAGTGTAGTGTGGCACCTGAACTGAGGCGCACGCAATTGGAACAGGGCGGCTGGGTTGTGGATCTATCCCCGCGGGGGCTGATTGCCGGTGGTAACGAAGAACATGGCGCACAGTTCTTGGCACTCATACCGGGAAGCAGGAGAATTGACTTGCCCAAAGGAACGCAGGCGGCAAGGTTCAGCGGCGATTTCAATTCCCTCTATTGTCTTGGAAATTCCAAGGATGGAAAGGGGTTCTGGATGCAGATTCCTACCCCTGTTGAAGCTGTCCCTGTTAGTATATTCGAGATGTCCGCCCAACGCTGGCCTCTCTCACAATACGGCTATGATTGGTTTCGCCTTTCCGAGGATGAACAGCATGCCGTGATTCGGCATCGTGGAGGTTTTCAACTTCTGCACCTCGGAGACCCTCCCTCCATTGTAGAACCAGAAGCTAGCGGTTACTCCGACCTGACCATCAGTGGTGACGGAAAACTGGTGGCTGGCACTCAGAATAAAGGTCGGCAATCGATGATTCTTTGCCTATGGGATGGTAAAACTGGGAAATTGCTTCACCAACTGCCTCATGGTGTCGGTGAGGCTTCCCCGTGTCTAAGTCCTGACGGTCGGTGGTTGTTGGCTCGCCACCATAATTCAGACGGGTGGACAGTCTACAACACTCGGACAGGGAATATCCATACTGAATTGGCCTCGCCGCTCAAACGAGAATTTACTGCAGAGTTCAGTCACGATGGACATATGGTGGCATTGAGTTGTCGCGACAAACACATACGGTTGGTGGCGACTGACAGTTGGGAGGAATTGGCAATTCTTCCCCACCAGGCCCTTCCGCGCAACCTGATGTTTTCCAGGGACGACGCACAACTCTTATTCTCAGGGGAGACAGGAGGCGTGGAGATTTGGGACCTTCGGCGGATCCGGGAGCAACTGCGCAGCATGAATTTGGATTTCCCGTTTGTGCCATGA
- a CDS encoding sigma-70 family RNA polymerase sigma factor translates to MKREAEILKDLRFCPEFILEWIISMSSKREDRKLGDRLQTRLSLIESLKRKDPASWKEFSSLYGGIVHGFAMKLGCTHDEAQEVVQETLISVSKDISRFDTDPDQGSFGVWLLTIARRRAVDQMRKRPPQGRFVDMGGPGTGTPPVSRIPEREADLSAVWETEWRQALLDKSIESLKTQVNPVHFKIYYLAVIKEKPASEVAKALRVSAAQVYLVKHRLGLQLRREMKKLQDREPS, encoded by the coding sequence GTGAAGAGAGAGGCAGAAATTTTGAAAGATTTGCGTTTTTGCCCCGAGTTTATTCTGGAATGGATTATCTCTATGTCTAGTAAGCGTGAAGATCGTAAGCTTGGCGACCGACTTCAGACGAGGTTGTCTTTAATTGAGAGCCTCAAGCGGAAAGACCCGGCTTCATGGAAGGAGTTCAGCTCGCTTTACGGCGGAATTGTCCATGGATTCGCAATGAAACTAGGTTGTACCCATGATGAAGCCCAGGAAGTGGTGCAAGAGACACTGATTTCAGTGTCCAAAGATATTTCACGCTTCGACACCGATCCCGATCAGGGATCCTTCGGAGTGTGGCTTCTTACCATTGCTCGGCGCAGGGCAGTCGACCAGATGCGTAAGCGTCCCCCGCAGGGGCGATTTGTGGATATGGGTGGCCCCGGGACTGGGACGCCGCCCGTTTCGCGAATTCCAGAGCGGGAGGCCGATCTATCGGCGGTTTGGGAGACGGAGTGGAGGCAAGCACTGCTCGACAAATCGATCGAAAGTCTCAAAACCCAGGTCAATCCCGTCCACTTCAAGATTTATTATCTGGCCGTAATTAAGGAGAAGCCCGCGTCTGAGGTGGCCAAGGCGCTAAGAGTGAGCGCCGCCCAGGTTTATCTGGTCAAGCACAGGCTTGGGCTGCAGCTCAGGCGGGAAATGAAGAAACTTCAGGATCGGGAGCCATCGTAA
- a CDS encoding ATP-binding protein gives MIRAFDASGRSNVGHALETAVLLELERRGAEVGYVKTGSGLEVDFLARHPASGEELIQVCADLSNQDTQERELRALTEAGGHHRNAVQRLLVLDRDAVAGLNSPQLEVQPVYEWMLETAPKKG, from the coding sequence TTGATCCGGGCCTTCGATGCCAGTGGACGCTCGAATGTGGGGCATGCGCTGGAAACGGCCGTGCTGCTCGAACTGGAGCGGCGTGGCGCGGAAGTTGGCTACGTGAAGACCGGGAGCGGACTGGAAGTGGATTTCCTGGCACGTCATCCGGCCTCTGGAGAGGAATTGATTCAGGTGTGCGCGGACCTGAGTAATCAGGACACGCAGGAACGGGAGTTGCGCGCACTCACCGAAGCGGGCGGCCATCATCGAAATGCCGTACAACGTTTACTCGTTTTAGACCGTGATGCCGTGGCGGGGCTGAACTCCCCGCAACTCGAGGTTCAACCCGTCTACGAATGGATGCTCGAAACAGCTCCCAAGAAAGGGTAG
- a CDS encoding SIR2 family protein, translating to MLSKPARERYAPQTQLGFIKSIVSELRAGWGVTPFTGAGVSARSGIITGLQFVDYLTWTIFRSVASARDLEACLGSGAVRWNVQLDGWPRIPKPSEVDTTREWVFREFALLCRQHGLKAIRDDQSATLVLARLIPEDADSSPQPEFTAANLDTHLRRPLVPAILRSWPQTNVDDVGLKQLLRLFHAEDEARGVLTRVGFSPESEEAVVEQAIRSLHDWRGMLEFLARLRIRRPSGKRKEGGSLDERAIGTTFVGERDPSVIDRFNTHITVGRKPNLTHSMISHLSGPFRARMVLTTNFDDLQEQAFQQLDLYYREIPVSNKGELPSADTVHSMNCIVKLHGSLIETRADFSLDEIPLQPDKEKFFDYVRGRSPAAEGHKSGEEGFLPTHLLVCGYSGNDARCISMIKYVLDRSPDSKLFWVCYNRNDLERLGSLFPEEAYWNGPRQRIFATITDRSDLLFLELYQEITLSLPKGGFSYHYSHDVPPELWDPSQGATKGSGHAKEVNNIVSRVVARTKEVEDHLRQSSDKKSINPKSRAQSAKWLPFCIEACPTDPNSAANRGTGLTGILKDALTELAHRKYSSIWLEMEDFADAESLLHNLLQVISLRLGRFQLEHAVLLPIRLKQMVTEPQNDWDGPTIAAWQGIVQKSVNYLGIQPERFAICLYGRNVPGMCAGWDGSPWTEKSYRTFHCIITALSRLGFVIIYAPLTRQRVDSWKEKAAELNRTADALRRLALEKRGRFLRMKTPPSMSHKPEAENIEPRADWADLSIERDKQRIIPDRMEVIRCKPTQTENPILKTLDAVVTDRLWKAYMHSGTHGDEDWGGIVDEMRFLYMSTLYRRSRPHNVFTTEPVMPSPFARSSCGLDNDWVRKRDAEAYLEVYRDRGLLWRKPGGNHWYYRDGRLGVRHLLESAAGLPSGDPNGSDRVTDWPAQLEARGHYWAAKWYFRAYCTTFHAVPMCEAYYHLFQSIKAVPIARRPSSPMTPEEDSPESITRYRRFLFVRALTELVKLVKLGRTSLLFWLDRPAAEAWFNEEAIAQTLGKISQVHEDLYGATSSGSQPLKDAKFASAEHGLALVRELADELTISRHSFARELALPSSPLLAACQLQGNQEGASVSELEIEKPELFAEATTSQKAKDWRRNFKLKAPAKNPSARLLNETLESVVSTLIKKPDNIYVSLRKSIHGKLSEAGVCELLPPLISALDKLAYQHVRRAKILDFVQTLKLSEKPEDHTIFLIPSSLAGREVWKELTILTRIISDLCDLCPPSLIEFERSLRSEGLCLLALALARLGRFHQAYRRLNEAEALLSKLPRKQEGGEIAIIELRRGEVHLQQALMIQNLRCLGKLEPRQQTKATRNEDQGLMRALTYWQTPRGARSDAKAKTLADQWSEQYGPWEELQGIQGERLLTAKLDDCWASLENAEKLLSGKIRTTQWWGRLCTLKLRLFASLPREEDLHYRPLAWRKNVERPEELLRIVELGRAVWPDDPFRRLRLAFYFSKACVRSDGGRMLRENPAASDVLMEKFELVGGYEVGKMPLLKNCIDGLAKFREQLRKRKTVRPLRKSRRR from the coding sequence ATGCTCTCCAAGCCTGCCCGGGAACGTTACGCCCCTCAGACTCAACTGGGGTTTATCAAAAGTATCGTCAGTGAACTCCGCGCCGGGTGGGGAGTCACACCCTTCACCGGTGCAGGAGTGTCCGCTAGATCGGGCATTATCACAGGACTTCAATTTGTGGACTATCTGACGTGGACCATCTTCAGAAGTGTTGCCTCCGCCAGAGATCTCGAAGCGTGCCTCGGCTCCGGTGCCGTCCGGTGGAACGTCCAACTCGACGGGTGGCCGCGGATCCCAAAGCCTTCGGAAGTGGACACCACCCGAGAGTGGGTATTCAGGGAGTTCGCCCTACTTTGCCGACAGCATGGTCTGAAGGCCATCAGGGATGATCAAAGCGCTACGCTGGTCCTTGCGCGCTTGATCCCCGAAGACGCCGACTCCTCTCCTCAGCCGGAGTTCACTGCGGCGAACCTGGATACCCACCTTCGAAGGCCACTTGTTCCGGCGATTCTCCGCTCTTGGCCGCAAACGAACGTTGACGATGTCGGCCTCAAGCAGTTGCTGCGGTTATTTCACGCAGAGGACGAGGCCCGCGGGGTGCTCACCCGGGTTGGATTCTCCCCTGAGTCGGAGGAGGCGGTGGTAGAGCAGGCCATCCGATCGCTTCATGACTGGCGAGGGATGCTGGAATTTCTGGCCCGATTGAGAATCCGCAGACCAAGTGGGAAAAGGAAGGAGGGAGGCAGTTTGGATGAACGGGCCATCGGAACTACTTTTGTCGGGGAGCGTGATCCAAGTGTCATTGACCGGTTCAACACGCACATCACCGTTGGAAGGAAGCCGAATCTGACACATTCCATGATCAGTCATCTTTCCGGCCCATTTCGGGCGAGGATGGTGCTGACGACAAATTTCGACGATCTCCAGGAGCAGGCATTTCAGCAACTCGACCTCTACTACAGGGAGATTCCAGTGAGCAATAAGGGAGAACTTCCCTCGGCCGACACCGTGCACTCCATGAACTGTATCGTGAAGCTCCACGGGTCCCTCATCGAAACTCGGGCAGACTTCTCCCTCGACGAGATCCCACTCCAGCCCGACAAGGAAAAATTCTTCGATTATGTCCGAGGGCGCTCACCAGCCGCGGAAGGGCACAAGTCTGGGGAAGAGGGCTTCCTTCCAACGCATCTTCTCGTTTGCGGTTACTCTGGCAACGACGCCCGCTGCATCTCGATGATCAAGTACGTCCTGGACCGTTCTCCAGACTCCAAGCTTTTCTGGGTATGCTATAATCGCAATGATCTCGAGAGATTGGGGTCACTCTTTCCCGAAGAAGCCTACTGGAATGGTCCGAGGCAGCGGATTTTCGCCACGATCACCGACCGTAGCGACCTGCTATTCCTGGAGCTTTACCAAGAAATCACCTTGAGCCTGCCCAAGGGTGGTTTCAGCTATCACTATTCCCATGATGTTCCTCCAGAGTTATGGGATCCGTCCCAAGGCGCAACCAAGGGTTCTGGCCACGCCAAGGAGGTGAACAACATTGTTTCTCGAGTGGTCGCTCGAACGAAGGAGGTCGAGGATCACTTGAGGCAGTCCTCTGATAAAAAGTCAATCAACCCGAAATCACGAGCCCAATCTGCAAAGTGGCTGCCCTTCTGCATAGAGGCCTGCCCGACCGATCCCAACTCCGCAGCTAACAGGGGAACAGGCCTCACGGGGATTCTCAAGGACGCACTAACGGAACTGGCGCACCGAAAATATTCGTCGATCTGGCTTGAGATGGAAGACTTCGCCGACGCCGAGTCGCTGCTTCACAACCTACTTCAAGTCATTTCCCTTAGGCTTGGGCGATTTCAATTGGAACATGCCGTCCTCTTACCCATACGCCTCAAGCAGATGGTAACGGAACCCCAGAACGACTGGGATGGGCCTACCATTGCGGCGTGGCAAGGAATCGTTCAAAAGAGTGTAAACTACCTGGGAATCCAACCTGAAAGGTTCGCGATATGCCTCTACGGTCGGAACGTCCCGGGGATGTGTGCAGGGTGGGACGGTTCACCTTGGACCGAAAAAAGCTACCGGACATTTCACTGCATCATCACCGCTCTTTCGAGGCTTGGGTTTGTGATCATCTACGCGCCGCTGACTCGGCAACGGGTTGACTCCTGGAAGGAGAAGGCGGCCGAACTCAACCGAACAGCCGACGCTTTGCGAAGGCTGGCTTTAGAGAAACGGGGCCGCTTTCTGCGGATGAAGACCCCTCCATCCATGAGCCACAAGCCTGAGGCGGAGAACATCGAGCCAAGAGCTGACTGGGCTGATCTGTCCATTGAAAGGGATAAACAGCGGATAATCCCAGATCGGATGGAAGTGATCCGATGCAAGCCAACGCAGACTGAGAACCCGATCCTTAAAACCTTGGATGCAGTTGTAACCGACCGGCTCTGGAAAGCCTATATGCACTCAGGCACGCATGGGGACGAAGACTGGGGTGGCATCGTCGACGAGATGCGGTTTCTCTACATGTCGACACTGTACCGCCGGTCTCGACCACACAACGTCTTTACGACCGAACCTGTGATGCCTTCGCCCTTCGCGAGGAGCAGTTGCGGCCTGGACAACGATTGGGTCCGAAAACGGGACGCAGAAGCGTATCTCGAAGTCTATCGAGATCGTGGCCTGCTTTGGCGAAAGCCAGGTGGTAACCATTGGTATTACCGGGATGGCAGGCTGGGCGTAAGACATTTGCTGGAATCGGCGGCAGGGCTTCCGTCCGGAGACCCCAATGGTAGTGACAGGGTTACAGACTGGCCTGCTCAGCTGGAGGCGCGGGGACACTATTGGGCGGCGAAGTGGTATTTCCGAGCCTATTGCACAACCTTCCACGCGGTGCCGATGTGCGAGGCCTATTACCATCTCTTCCAAAGTATCAAAGCAGTGCCGATCGCACGCAGGCCGAGCAGCCCGATGACGCCGGAAGAAGACTCACCAGAAAGCATCACGCGTTACCGCAGATTCCTGTTCGTTCGCGCCCTCACGGAGCTGGTCAAACTGGTAAAGCTGGGGCGCACGTCGCTGCTGTTCTGGCTGGACCGCCCGGCAGCGGAGGCGTGGTTCAACGAGGAAGCCATCGCGCAAACACTGGGCAAGATCAGCCAAGTGCATGAAGACCTCTATGGCGCCACCTCCTCAGGTAGCCAACCCCTCAAGGATGCCAAGTTCGCGAGTGCCGAACATGGGCTAGCTTTGGTTCGCGAGCTAGCCGACGAGCTTACCATCAGCCGGCACAGTTTCGCGCGGGAACTCGCACTCCCAAGCTCGCCTTTGCTGGCTGCCTGCCAACTCCAAGGTAACCAGGAAGGTGCCAGCGTGAGCGAACTCGAGATTGAGAAGCCCGAACTGTTCGCAGAGGCGACCACAAGCCAGAAAGCTAAGGACTGGCGACGCAACTTCAAACTGAAAGCCCCCGCTAAAAACCCAAGTGCGCGGCTCCTGAACGAGACTCTTGAATCGGTGGTGTCCACGCTGATCAAGAAGCCGGATAACATCTACGTCAGCCTGCGAAAATCGATTCACGGGAAGCTCAGCGAGGCGGGCGTCTGCGAGTTGCTCCCCCCGCTCATCTCAGCACTTGATAAGCTGGCCTATCAACACGTTCGTAGGGCGAAGATCCTGGACTTTGTGCAAACGCTCAAGTTGAGCGAAAAGCCTGAAGATCATACTATCTTCCTGATTCCTTCTAGCTTAGCAGGTCGGGAGGTATGGAAGGAGTTAACCATTCTAACACGGATCATCTCCGATCTTTGCGACCTTTGCCCCCCATCCCTCATCGAGTTCGAACGATCACTGCGCAGTGAGGGCTTATGCCTTCTGGCCCTGGCGTTAGCCCGGCTTGGGAGGTTTCACCAGGCGTACCGGCGGCTCAACGAAGCGGAGGCATTGCTCTCCAAGCTGCCCCGAAAACAGGAGGGCGGGGAGATCGCGATCATAGAGCTGCGGCGCGGGGAGGTCCATTTACAGCAGGCGCTAATGATTCAAAACCTCCGCTGTCTTGGAAAGTTGGAGCCGCGGCAGCAGACCAAGGCAACGAGAAATGAAGATCAGGGCCTGATGCGAGCCCTGACTTATTGGCAAACTCCCCGAGGAGCGCGATCAGATGCGAAGGCAAAGACCCTCGCCGACCAATGGAGTGAACAGTATGGCCCATGGGAGGAACTCCAAGGTATTCAGGGGGAGCGCCTCCTTACGGCCAAGCTGGATGATTGCTGGGCAAGTTTGGAAAATGCTGAGAAGCTGCTTTCGGGAAAAATTCGCACGACGCAGTGGTGGGGGCGTCTCTGCACGCTGAAACTGAGGCTATTCGCCTCCCTTCCACGAGAAGAAGATCTTCACTACAGGCCTCTGGCATGGAGAAAAAACGTGGAGCGTCCGGAGGAGCTGCTGCGTATCGTAGAGCTGGGGCGGGCTGTGTGGCCTGATGACCCGTTCCGGCGACTCAGGCTGGCATTCTACTTTTCCAAAGCTTGCGTAAGGTCGGACGGAGGTCGGATGCTAAGGGAGAACCCGGCCGCGTCCGACGTCTTAATGGAAAAGTTCGAGCTCGTTGGAGGCTACGAGGTGGGTAAGATGCCTCTGCTGAAGAACTGCATTGACGGGTTAGCCAAATTCAGAGAGCAGCTCAGAAAGCGGAAAACCGTACGGCCATTACGGAAGTCCCGCCGGAGATGA